In bacterium, the following are encoded in one genomic region:
- the nusB gene encoding transcription antitermination factor NusB, with protein MRRKAREYALQILYALDLNPAATGDFLKVFWEINEAKPEIVEYASLLVKGTLANQEKIDSLISSHSSHWKIDRMPATDRNILRIGTYELLEEQTVPPKAVINEAIEIAKKFGTTDSATFINGVLDSIHQELQKASQHA; from the coding sequence ATGAGAAGGAAGGCAAGAGAATATGCGCTGCAGATCCTGTACGCTCTGGATCTGAATCCCGCCGCGACCGGGGACTTCTTAAAAGTTTTCTGGGAAATTAATGAAGCGAAACCGGAAATTGTCGAGTACGCTTCCCTACTTGTAAAAGGGACTCTTGCGAATCAAGAAAAAATCGATTCCTTGATCTCCAGCCATTCCAGTCACTGGAAAATCGATCGAATGCCGGCAACCGATCGCAACATCCTGCGCATCGGAACGTACGAGTTGCTGGAAGAACAAACCGTTCCGCCAAAAGCAGTGATCAACGAAGCCATCGAGATTGCTAAAAAATTTGGAACAACTGATTCCGCAACTTTTATCAACGGCGTGCTGGACAGCATTCATCAGGAATTGCAAAAAGCTTCTCAACACGCATGA
- the ribH gene encoding 6,7-dimethyl-8-ribityllumazine synthase has protein sequence MAASIEGTQEGASLRFAIIASRYNSFITDRLLQSALEALITQGVNEENIQIVRVPGSFEIPQAARKIAETKRQDAIICLGALLRGETLHFELISSECARGIQNVAAEFGIPVTFGVITADTMEQAVARAGERSENKGWESAMAAVEMANLYRKLKG, from the coding sequence ATGGCCGCTTCTATCGAAGGAACCCAGGAGGGCGCCTCGCTCCGCTTCGCAATCATCGCAAGCAGGTACAATTCTTTCATTACAGATCGCTTGCTGCAGAGCGCTCTGGAGGCGCTAATCACTCAGGGAGTAAATGAAGAAAACATTCAAATCGTAAGAGTGCCCGGATCGTTTGAGATTCCTCAGGCGGCGCGCAAGATTGCGGAAACAAAGAGACAGGATGCAATTATTTGTCTTGGCGCGCTGTTGAGAGGTGAGACATTGCATTTTGAATTGATCAGCTCGGAATGCGCGAGAGGAATCCAGAACGTGGCTGCCGAGTTCGGAATTCCTGTGACGTTTGGAGTCATTACGGCGGACACAATGGAACAGGCTGTCGCCCGCGCCGGGGAACGTTCGGAAAATAAAGGCTGGGAATCAGCCATGGCCGCTGTAGAAATGGCGAATCTCTACAGAAAACTAAAGGGATGA